The following are encoded together in the Novipirellula artificiosorum genome:
- a CDS encoding glutaminase family protein, which yields MRHLFPPKHLSFIATLSALVLAGLMLASPATGEEAFRPPAVPLVACDPYFSIWSQTDLLHGSTTTHWTGKPHSLTAMLRVDGKTYRMMGAEPDTATPMDQTSVTVLPTRTIYTFTSNEVQATLTFLTPALPADLMILSRPTTYVSCEVVSCDANKHAVAFYLDAGGELASNTRQQRVAGTKESFSNAEALKIGTVSQHVLGKSGDDLRIDWGYLYLATPRDADGVMALGNPQSLRQSFVESGSKSVGDSSARFPAEAGQVAAATAIEIGQVGSEPVSTYVLLAYDDLYSIEYMKAKLRPYWRKDGWEAADLIEAAIDQYDSLVSRCEQFDAEMMADLIEQGGKPYAEIAALAYRQCFAAGKFVADANGQPLQFCKENHSNGCIATSDVFYPMAPQFLLLGPTLTKSVLVPFMEYAASDRWKFPFAPHDLGTYPKANGQRYGGGETSEENQMPVEESGNMLVLFGALAKMEGHADFAGNYWEQLSQWADYLQQKGFDPENQLCTDDFAGHMAHNVNLSAKAICGLGAYAMLCEMRGLDDEAETYRSLAKQFAAKWVKTANDGDHYRLAFDQTGTWSQKYNLVWDQILDLGLFPRQVVETEMAFYRSIQNEYGLPLDNRSDYTKLDWVLWTATLTNDRDDFEAIVAPVHKFLNVTPDRSPMTDWYFTSTAKKRGFTARPVVGGVFLRMLYDESTWSKYASMDQTQASRWAPMPMPPKVKTLLGTSKGDEVIWSYTTEHPPGDWFATDFASESWKSGQGGFGTEGTPNASIGTRWDGSDIWVRRSFELGSAVPDRVGLRIFYDEDSEVYINGTQVALLSGYTTDYDFVEIPASSLRQGRNVIAIHCHQTRGGQFIDCGIDALVPVE from the coding sequence ATGCGCCACCTCTTTCCTCCCAAACACTTGAGTTTTATTGCCACCCTTTCCGCGTTGGTCCTCGCTGGGTTGATGCTGGCCAGCCCCGCAACCGGTGAGGAAGCGTTTCGCCCACCGGCGGTTCCGTTGGTCGCCTGCGATCCTTACTTCAGTATCTGGTCACAAACCGACCTACTGCATGGTTCGACCACGACCCACTGGACCGGAAAACCGCATTCGCTCACGGCGATGCTTCGTGTCGATGGCAAAACCTATCGGATGATGGGAGCCGAGCCAGATACGGCGACGCCCATGGATCAGACATCGGTAACCGTGTTGCCGACTCGCACGATCTATACCTTCACCAGCAACGAAGTGCAGGCGACGTTGACGTTCCTGACGCCCGCGCTGCCCGCCGATTTGATGATCCTCAGCCGGCCGACCACCTATGTCAGCTGTGAAGTGGTGTCGTGTGATGCGAACAAGCACGCGGTCGCGTTTTACTTGGACGCTGGGGGTGAGTTGGCGTCCAACACGCGGCAGCAGCGAGTCGCAGGCACCAAGGAATCGTTTTCCAATGCGGAAGCGTTGAAAATCGGAACCGTGTCGCAGCATGTCCTCGGCAAATCGGGCGACGATCTGCGCATCGATTGGGGATACCTTTACCTCGCCACGCCAAGGGACGCCGATGGCGTGATGGCACTGGGTAACCCACAATCTCTGAGACAATCGTTTGTAGAGAGTGGATCGAAGTCTGTTGGCGATTCCTCCGCTCGCTTTCCGGCCGAAGCCGGACAAGTCGCTGCAGCGACCGCGATCGAAATCGGACAAGTTGGCAGCGAGCCCGTCTCGACCTACGTGCTGCTTGCCTATGATGACTTGTACTCGATCGAATACATGAAAGCGAAACTGCGACCCTATTGGCGCAAGGATGGCTGGGAAGCGGCCGATTTGATTGAAGCGGCGATCGACCAATACGATTCGCTGGTCAGCCGGTGCGAACAATTCGACGCCGAAATGATGGCGGACTTGATCGAACAAGGAGGCAAGCCCTACGCAGAAATTGCCGCGTTGGCTTACCGGCAATGTTTCGCAGCGGGCAAGTTTGTTGCGGACGCCAACGGCCAGCCGCTTCAGTTTTGCAAAGAGAACCACTCCAACGGCTGCATCGCGACGTCGGACGTCTTCTACCCCATGGCGCCCCAGTTCCTCTTGCTTGGGCCCACGCTCACCAAGTCGGTGTTGGTCCCCTTCATGGAATACGCCGCATCAGACCGATGGAAATTCCCCTTTGCACCCCATGACCTTGGAACATATCCCAAAGCAAACGGCCAACGCTATGGTGGTGGCGAGACGTCGGAAGAAAACCAAATGCCGGTGGAAGAAAGCGGCAACATGTTGGTGTTGTTCGGTGCATTGGCCAAAATGGAAGGCCATGCCGATTTCGCCGGTAACTATTGGGAACAATTGAGTCAATGGGCCGACTACTTGCAGCAGAAAGGCTTTGATCCCGAGAACCAACTTTGTACCGATGACTTTGCCGGGCACATGGCGCACAACGTGAACTTGAGTGCCAAAGCGATCTGCGGATTGGGCGCCTACGCCATGCTGTGCGAGATGCGAGGGCTTGATGACGAGGCGGAAACGTACCGATCGCTTGCAAAGCAGTTTGCGGCGAAGTGGGTCAAGACGGCAAATGATGGCGATCACTATCGATTGGCCTTCGATCAAACCGGAACGTGGAGTCAGAAGTACAACTTGGTGTGGGACCAGATCTTGGATCTTGGTTTGTTTCCAAGGCAAGTCGTTGAAACGGAGATGGCCTTCTATCGTTCCATCCAAAATGAGTACGGCTTACCGCTGGACAATCGATCCGATTACACGAAATTGGACTGGGTGCTTTGGACGGCGACCTTGACGAACGATCGCGACGACTTTGAAGCGATCGTCGCGCCAGTACACAAGTTCTTGAACGTGACGCCTGACCGATCGCCGATGACCGATTGGTACTTCACGTCGACCGCAAAGAAGCGGGGATTCACCGCGCGGCCGGTTGTCGGTGGGGTGTTCCTGCGGATGCTGTACGACGAATCAACGTGGTCCAAGTATGCTTCGATGGATCAAACTCAGGCCTCTCGCTGGGCACCGATGCCCATGCCGCCCAAGGTCAAGACGCTTCTCGGGACCAGCAAGGGTGACGAAGTGATCTGGAGTTACACGACCGAGCACCCCCCCGGCGATTGGTTCGCAACCGACTTTGCCTCCGAATCATGGAAGTCCGGACAAGGAGGCTTTGGTACCGAGGGGACTCCGAACGCGTCGATCGGGACGCGTTGGGACGGTTCGGACATCTGGGTGCGTCGCAGCTTTGAGCTGGGTTCGGCCGTACCGGATCGTGTTGGGCTGAGGATTTTCTACGACGAGGACTCCGAGGTCTACATCAATGGAACTCAAGTGGCCCTGCTGAGCGGGTACACCACGGATTATGATTTCGTCGAAATCCCCGCCTCGTCGCTCCGCCAGGGGCGAAACGTGATCGCGATCCATTGCCACCAAACCCGCGGAGGGCAGTTCATCGACTGCGGCATCGACGCCCTCGTACCCGTAGAGTAG
- a CDS encoding zinc-dependent metalloprotease, with the protein MKRIPLAAALFFTVVAASTSSSYGELPTFDKVSEGYTQVPVSDQQNPKGLFNVWKKESEAQLIGELPKSFAGKSYFLALTVGSGDQFAGLQSGDWVIQWRRYGDRLALISPNLAIRATGDAESKASVKRLFTDEVLLDLPILAMGPAGGPVIDLDSLLVGNATRFFGSSVRVTNSRITKIDSAKVFPNNVEIAFEIVGGGGKLQTIHYSFSEVPQAKDGFKPRVADERVGFFTTSFSDLSKYEDDDTRVRYINRWNLEKRDPKLALSPPKEPIRFYVEHTAPVRYRRWIKNGVDYWNKAFEKVGLVDAIVIEYQDAQSGVHMEKDPEDVRFNFIRWLNNDVGTAIGPSRVHPETGEILDADIILTDGWIRHFNFNYHDLMPKLAMEGTSPETLAWLAKHPSWDPRIRLAPPEQAAELQMRYARQAQTPMAGYVMAQADPSLMGDDEFDGLFGQISQKNGLCMAASGKNLDLAIARMNWSLALLADEEVAKEKKQKKKKKDEEAEVKQQGEAKDKAADAEAKEEDVAKDDDAKPAEEPAEDKDESEQPEKVAEGELLDGMPEWFVGPLLSDLVAHEVGHTLGLRHNFKASALMTLAEINSEEVKGKKTFASSVMDYSPINYRYEAGEVQGDYAMIDIGPYDYWAIEYGYTSDDKKLADILKRCSEPELQYATDEDTSGPDPLARRYDFAADPLEYAKEQMKLIDLYRSRILDKFVKEGDSWAKARRGYELTLGLQTRAVSMMANWIGGAFVNRDKKGDPGNRPPVEVVPADQQRDALKFVIDTTFNDDAFGLTPELLERMSVDKWLDGGARSSMGSEATWPIHDRILGAQASALTLLMNPTTLRRVYDNELRLPEDQDALTLPELLDTVGTAVWTELDGECPEGRNDRQPMISSLRRNLQREHLQRLVDLVLEDSAGTAAYKPISNLARMELKDLRTKIDGMVKKCGGKMDAYSRAHLSEASERIARALEAGYTYNGGAQGGVPILMLFGEEGKEAIRQ; encoded by the coding sequence ATGAAACGAATCCCATTAGCTGCTGCCCTGTTTTTTACCGTGGTGGCGGCGTCCACCTCCTCGAGCTACGGCGAGCTGCCGACCTTTGACAAAGTATCCGAAGGTTACACCCAAGTGCCTGTCTCGGACCAACAGAATCCGAAGGGGCTGTTCAACGTATGGAAAAAGGAAAGTGAAGCCCAATTGATCGGCGAGCTACCCAAGAGTTTTGCGGGCAAGAGCTATTTTTTGGCGTTAACCGTTGGCAGCGGTGATCAATTTGCGGGACTGCAATCGGGCGACTGGGTGATCCAGTGGCGGCGATACGGCGACCGCTTGGCGCTCATTTCGCCGAACCTCGCCATTCGGGCGACCGGCGATGCGGAATCCAAAGCGTCGGTAAAACGTTTATTCACAGATGAAGTCTTGTTGGATTTGCCCATTTTGGCGATGGGGCCAGCCGGTGGGCCGGTCATCGATTTGGACTCGTTGTTGGTCGGCAATGCGACCCGTTTCTTTGGTTCCTCGGTTCGAGTGACCAACTCTCGGATTACGAAGATTGACTCGGCGAAAGTGTTTCCGAACAACGTCGAGATTGCCTTTGAAATCGTCGGCGGCGGCGGAAAATTGCAAACCATCCACTACTCGTTTAGCGAGGTCCCCCAGGCGAAAGACGGGTTCAAGCCACGCGTTGCCGACGAGCGAGTTGGCTTCTTCACCACCTCGTTCTCGGACCTCAGCAAATACGAAGACGATGACACACGCGTCCGCTACATCAACCGGTGGAATCTGGAAAAACGCGATCCCAAACTCGCACTCAGTCCACCCAAGGAACCGATTCGATTCTATGTCGAACACACCGCGCCGGTTCGCTATCGACGTTGGATCAAGAACGGCGTCGACTATTGGAACAAAGCCTTTGAGAAAGTTGGTTTGGTCGATGCGATTGTGATCGAGTATCAAGATGCTCAAAGTGGCGTTCACATGGAAAAGGATCCTGAGGATGTCCGGTTTAACTTCATTCGTTGGCTCAATAATGACGTCGGCACCGCGATCGGTCCCAGTCGCGTCCATCCGGAAACGGGTGAGATCTTAGATGCCGACATCATCCTGACCGATGGTTGGATTCGACATTTCAATTTCAACTATCACGATTTGATGCCGAAGTTGGCGATGGAAGGCACGAGTCCTGAAACGTTAGCATGGCTGGCGAAACACCCCTCGTGGGACCCTCGAATCCGATTGGCTCCGCCGGAACAAGCCGCGGAACTGCAGATGCGTTACGCACGACAAGCTCAAACGCCGATGGCTGGCTACGTGATGGCCCAGGCCGACCCGTCGCTAATGGGCGACGACGAGTTTGATGGGTTGTTTGGTCAGATCAGCCAAAAAAATGGTCTTTGTATGGCCGCCAGTGGCAAGAACCTTGATCTCGCCATCGCAAGGATGAATTGGAGCCTAGCTTTGTTGGCCGACGAAGAAGTCGCGAAGGAGAAGAAGCAGAAGAAAAAGAAGAAGGACGAAGAGGCGGAGGTCAAGCAGCAAGGCGAAGCGAAAGACAAAGCTGCCGATGCGGAAGCCAAGGAAGAAGACGTTGCCAAAGACGACGACGCGAAGCCAGCCGAGGAGCCAGCCGAAGACAAAGACGAATCGGAACAACCCGAGAAGGTGGCCGAAGGCGAATTGCTCGACGGGATGCCGGAATGGTTCGTTGGTCCATTGTTGTCCGATTTGGTGGCTCACGAAGTGGGGCATACGCTCGGACTACGCCACAACTTCAAAGCGTCTGCCCTGATGACACTTGCGGAGATTAACAGCGAAGAAGTGAAAGGCAAGAAGACCTTTGCCTCTTCGGTGATGGATTACTCGCCGATCAATTACCGATACGAAGCGGGTGAGGTGCAAGGCGATTACGCGATGATTGACATCGGCCCCTACGATTACTGGGCCATCGAGTACGGTTACACTTCGGACGACAAGAAGTTGGCTGATATTTTGAAACGATGTAGCGAACCTGAGTTGCAATACGCGACGGACGAAGACACCAGCGGTCCGGATCCGTTGGCACGACGTTACGACTTCGCAGCCGATCCGTTGGAGTATGCGAAGGAGCAAATGAAGCTGATCGATTTGTATCGCAGCCGCATCTTGGACAAGTTTGTCAAAGAGGGCGACAGTTGGGCCAAGGCGCGACGAGGCTATGAATTGACGCTTGGATTACAGACGCGAGCCGTCAGCATGATGGCGAATTGGATCGGCGGAGCCTTTGTCAATCGCGACAAGAAAGGGGATCCCGGCAATCGGCCCCCAGTCGAAGTGGTTCCTGCGGATCAGCAGCGAGATGCCTTGAAGTTTGTCATTGACACCACGTTCAATGACGACGCGTTCGGCTTGACTCCCGAATTGCTCGAACGAATGAGTGTCGATAAGTGGCTCGACGGTGGCGCGCGTTCTTCGATGGGCAGCGAGGCGACTTGGCCCATCCATGATCGGATTTTGGGTGCTCAAGCCTCTGCGTTGACGTTGTTGATGAATCCAACCACGCTACGACGTGTTTACGACAATGAATTGCGTTTGCCAGAGGATCAAGACGCATTGACGCTGCCCGAGTTGTTGGACACCGTTGGCACGGCCGTTTGGACCGAATTGGATGGTGAGTGCCCCGAGGGCCGTAACGACCGCCAACCGATGATCAGTTCGCTGCGTCGCAACTTGCAACGCGAGCACCTGCAACGGTTGGTCGATTTGGTCTTAGAAGATTCGGCTGGCACGGCGGCGTACAAACCGATCAGTAACTTGGCTCGGATGGAACTGAAAGACCTTCGCACGAAGATCGACGGCATGGTCAAAAAGTGTGGCGGTAAAATGGACGCCTATTCGCGAGCCCATTTATCGGAAGCCTCCGAGCGAATCGCCCGTGCCCTCGAAGCGGGGTACACCTACAACGGCGGGGCACAAGGCGGTGTTCCGATCTTGATGTTGTTTGGCGAAGAAGGCAAAGAGGCGATTCGCCAATAG